A genome region from Mammaliicoccus sp. Marseille-Q6498 includes the following:
- the hisG gene encoding ATP phosphoribosyltransferase, which produces MLTVALSKGRLLKDFIQFIDSNGNEKWAKALNNRERKLQIQIEDVRFILVKGNDVPTYVEEGIADIGITGSDILDEKDKLNVNNLVDLPFGFCHFSVASKPEVTEYNRIATTYVKTTKKYFKNKGQDVSIIPLSGSVELAAVVNMVDAIVDIVQTGTTLKSNGLVEKETVGEVNAKLITNKHAFFSKSESIETFIEEIGVSINAI; this is translated from the coding sequence ATGTTAACTGTTGCACTCAGTAAAGGTCGCTTACTAAAGGACTTTATTCAATTTATAGATTCAAACGGAAATGAAAAATGGGCAAAAGCTTTAAACAATAGAGAAAGAAAGTTACAAATTCAAATAGAAGATGTGAGATTTATTTTAGTAAAAGGTAACGACGTTCCGACTTATGTCGAGGAAGGCATTGCTGATATCGGTATAACGGGTAGTGATATTCTTGATGAAAAAGATAAATTAAACGTTAATAATTTAGTAGATTTACCGTTTGGATTTTGTCACTTTTCTGTAGCAAGCAAACCAGAAGTTACGGAATACAATAGAATTGCGACAACTTATGTTAAGACCACTAAAAAATATTTTAAAAATAAAGGTCAAGACGTTTCAATTATTCCCCTATCTGGCTCAGTAGAATTAGCTGCAGTTGTTAACATGGTAGATGCTATTGTAGATATCGTTCAAACTGGAACAACGCTTAAGTCAAACGGCTTAGTTGAAAAGGAAACTGTTGGTGAAGTTAATGCTAAACTTATAACAAACAAACATGCTTTCTTTAGTAAATCGGAAAGTATAGAAACTTTTATAGAAGAAATTGGGGTGTCTATTAATGCTATCTAA
- a CDS encoding ATP phosphoribosyltransferase regulatory subunit, with the protein MDYVRYKDDVINRKQKELKFLNFFNERNYEVIDMNFIEKLQWNQLTQDDLNSLDTRSIWKNGDSFYSLRNDWTDQIQHYSREYNLKASRVSYAGPVSINEHIYTNLGVEVFNPKRQDMLECYEFVYEFIQSELDLNVDFAVIGHYQLFDLLLSNEEHSEELFDAISERNISKISKLLTQNHPVVQLLKTPTHLQLDFLTTFADVNHPTYQSLKYWKKTLEDSGINHIHLDITTMPPKSYYVGSFIQLYQNNNRIPIASGGHYSGTLEGFGFGIQLN; encoded by the coding sequence ATGGATTATGTACGCTATAAAGATGATGTTATTAATAGAAAACAGAAGGAATTAAAGTTCTTAAATTTCTTTAATGAAAGAAATTATGAAGTAATCGATATGAACTTCATAGAAAAATTGCAATGGAACCAACTAACTCAAGATGATTTAAATAGTCTTGATACGAGAAGTATATGGAAGAATGGTGATTCTTTTTATAGTTTGAGAAATGATTGGACTGATCAAATTCAACACTATAGTCGTGAATATAATTTAAAAGCGTCTCGTGTATCATATGCTGGTCCGGTTTCTATAAATGAACATATTTATACTAATTTAGGTGTTGAGGTATTTAATCCTAAAAGACAAGATATGCTTGAATGTTATGAATTTGTTTATGAATTCATACAGTCTGAGTTAGATTTGAACGTTGATTTCGCTGTAATCGGTCATTATCAACTTTTCGATTTACTGTTATCTAACGAAGAACATAGTGAAGAACTTTTTGACGCGATAAGTGAAAGAAATATTTCTAAAATTTCAAAATTGCTTACTCAAAATCATCCTGTCGTTCAATTATTAAAAACACCTACTCATTTACAGTTAGATTTTTTAACAACTTTTGCAGATGTTAATCACCCTACTTATCAATCATTAAAATATTGGAAAAAAACGCTTGAAGATTCAGGCATCAATCATATTCATCTTGATATAACGACAATGCCACCGAAATCTTACTATGTAGGTAGTTTTATACAGCTTTATCAAAATAATAACCGTATTCCTATCGCTTCAGGTGGACATTATAGTGGAACGCTTGAAGGATTCGGATTTGGTATTCAATTAAATTAG
- a CDS encoding MFS transporter, producing MKNSSFKKLFIILSIIVAISGFSQGMLLPLISVIFERSGISSSLNGLHATSLYIGVFLSSFFIEGLVRKTGFKYMILVGGAIVAISLLLFPTLKSLSIWFILRLLIGIGDNMLHFSTQTWLTHITPKEKLGRTISVYGFSFSAGFMLGPLLAKLVDVSEALPFILSAILSIITISLVLMIHNEFPSSNVRPINLINTLKNFNDVIKTSWIAFMFPLLYGMFEAGLHSNFPVYGLRNGLDVTSITLILPAFSLGAILFQVPLGMFSDVYGRKKVLLTLTLIGSIVFFLGDFLPTSPFIMMGLFLIAGLFTGSFYGLGVSFMTDLTPKHNLPAGNLMIAMSFSIGSIIGPMIGGAVIQISNGTIFFTIIASFVFIVFLLLLVHKEPLQTE from the coding sequence ATGAAAAATTCATCATTCAAAAAATTATTCATCATTTTATCAATTATTGTAGCTATTTCTGGTTTCTCACAAGGCATGCTTTTACCTTTAATTTCTGTCATTTTTGAAAGAAGTGGCATTTCAAGTTCATTAAACGGTTTACATGCTACGTCCTTATATATTGGTGTCTTTTTATCTTCATTCTTTATTGAAGGACTTGTAAGAAAAACTGGATTTAAATATATGATTTTAGTTGGTGGCGCAATTGTCGCTATATCGTTGTTGCTATTCCCAACTTTAAAATCGCTATCCATTTGGTTCATATTAAGATTACTTATTGGTATTGGTGATAACATGTTACATTTCAGTACGCAAACATGGCTTACGCATATTACACCAAAAGAAAAATTAGGCAGAACGATTTCAGTTTATGGCTTTAGCTTTTCAGCTGGTTTTATGCTCGGACCTTTATTAGCTAAACTAGTTGATGTCTCCGAAGCATTGCCTTTTATCCTTTCAGCAATTCTATCAATTATTACAATATCTTTAGTTTTGATGATTCATAATGAATTTCCATCATCAAATGTACGACCAATTAATTTAATCAATACATTAAAAAACTTTAACGATGTTATTAAAACTTCTTGGATTGCATTTATGTTTCCACTATTATACGGAATGTTTGAAGCCGGATTGCACAGCAACTTTCCAGTGTACGGATTAAGAAACGGACTCGACGTAACAAGCATTACACTAATATTACCCGCTTTTAGTCTCGGCGCAATATTGTTCCAAGTACCTTTAGGCATGTTTAGTGATGTATATGGAAGAAAAAAAGTATTATTAACATTAACTTTAATAGGAAGTATCGTATTCTTTTTAGGAGATTTTCTACCTACTTCTCCATTTATTATGATGGGATTATTTTTAATAGCAGGATTATTTACAGGATCGTTTTACGGATTAGGTGTAAGCTTTATGACAGACTTAACACCAAAACACAACTTACCTGCAGGAAATCTTATGATCGCTATGTCATTTAGTATTGGTAGTATTATCGGTCCAATGATTGGTGGCGCAGTGATACAAATTTCAAACGGCACAATATTTTTCACAATAATCGCTTCATTTGTATTCATTGTATTTCTATTATTACTTGTTCATAAAGAACCGTTACAAACTGAATAA
- a CDS encoding nicotinate phosphoribosyltransferase — MYKYEDDSLMLHTDLYQINMGETYWNDGIHERTAVFDLYFRSMPFNSGYAIFSGLERIVQFISHFKFTDTDIEYLKEIGYQDDYLDYLKELRFTGNIRAMKEGELCFNNEPLIRVEAPLIQAQLVETALLNIVNFQTLIATKASRIKQVVRDEIVMEFGTRRAQEMDAAIWGARAAVIGGFDSTSNVRAGKLFGIPVSGTHAHSMVQTYDDEYTAFKKYAERHKNCVFLVDTFHTLKSGVPNAIKVAKELGDKINFIGIRLDSGDIAYLSKEARRMLDEAGFTDAKIFASNDLDEETITSLKAQGAKVTAWGVGTKLITAYDQPALGAVYKLVAIEDDNGVLSDRIKISNNAEKVTTPGKKNVYRIINTVTKKSEGDYITLGHENPNDEERLKMFHPVHTYKMKYIKNFEAVDLHHDIFKNGKLVYDLPEIKEIQQFAFDNLEILWEENKRYLNPEEYPVDLSKACWDNKNKKIFEVAERVAEAIKDVE, encoded by the coding sequence ATGTATAAATATGAAGACGATAGTTTAATGTTACACACGGATTTATATCAAATCAATATGGGGGAAACATATTGGAATGACGGAATCCATGAACGTACAGCTGTATTTGATTTATACTTTAGAAGTATGCCGTTTAATAGTGGTTATGCTATTTTTAGTGGTCTTGAAAGAATTGTACAATTCATTAGTCACTTTAAATTTACGGATACTGACATTGAATATTTAAAAGAAATCGGTTATCAAGATGACTATTTAGACTATTTAAAAGAATTGCGTTTTACAGGAAATATTAGAGCGATGAAAGAAGGGGAATTGTGCTTTAATAATGAACCTTTGATTCGTGTGGAAGCACCTTTAATTCAAGCGCAATTAGTAGAAACAGCATTATTAAATATTGTAAACTTCCAAACTTTAATTGCGACAAAAGCAAGTCGTATTAAACAAGTGGTGCGTGATGAAATTGTTATGGAATTTGGAACGAGAAGAGCTCAAGAAATGGATGCTGCAATTTGGGGTGCTAGAGCTGCTGTAATTGGTGGCTTTGATTCCACAAGTAACGTAAGAGCGGGTAAACTTTTTGGTATACCAGTTTCAGGTACGCATGCACATTCAATGGTTCAAACTTATGATGATGAATATACAGCGTTTAAAAAATATGCAGAAAGACATAAAAACTGCGTCTTCTTAGTAGATACATTCCACACTTTGAAATCTGGCGTACCTAATGCTATAAAAGTTGCAAAAGAACTCGGAGATAAAATTAATTTCATTGGTATAAGATTAGATTCTGGAGATATTGCTTATTTATCTAAAGAAGCAAGAAGAATGTTAGACGAAGCAGGATTTACAGATGCAAAAATCTTTGCATCCAATGATTTAGATGAAGAAACGATTACGAGTTTAAAAGCTCAGGGTGCTAAAGTAACTGCTTGGGGTGTAGGTACTAAATTGATTACTGCTTATGATCAACCAGCTCTAGGTGCAGTATACAAATTAGTCGCAATTGAAGATGACAATGGAGTATTATCAGATAGAATCAAAATCTCTAACAATGCAGAAAAAGTGACAACACCTGGTAAGAAAAATGTTTATAGAATTATAAATACGGTAACGAAAAAGTCAGAAGGGGATTACATCACTTTAGGACATGAAAATCCAAATGATGAAGAACGATTAAAAATGTTCCATCCGGTTCATACTTACAAAATGAAATATATTAAAAACTTTGAAGCGGTGGATTTACATCATGACATATTCAAAAATGGGAAACTCGTTTATGACTTACCAGAAATAAAAGAAATACAACAATTTGCTTTTGATAATTTGGAAATACTTTGGGAAGAAAATAAACGTTACTTAAATCCTGAAGAGTATCCAGTAGACTTGAGCAAAGCTTGTTGGGATAATAAAAATAAAAAAATATTTGAAGTTGCTGAAAGAGTAGCAGAAGCTATAAAGGATGTGGAATAA
- the nadE gene encoding ammonia-dependent NAD(+) synthetase, whose translation MRDLQSIIVKEMQVKPSIDPKTEFEEIKHFLKSYVKAHSFVKSLVLGISGGQDSTLLGKIAQLTVDELNEEENSNYEFIAVRLPYGEQIDEQDTQDALEFIKPNKRITVNIKPAVSASIQSLKEAGVELTDFQKGNEKARERMKVQYSIASAHSGIVLGTDHSAENITGFFTKFGDGACDIAPLFGLNKRQGKAILKYLGGPEHLINKVPTADLEEDKPALPDEIALGVTYDAIDDFLEGKKISEKDQEIIQNHYVRNAHKREIPYTRTTWPK comes from the coding sequence ATGAGAGATTTACAATCAATCATCGTAAAAGAAATGCAAGTTAAACCTAGCATTGACCCAAAGACAGAATTTGAAGAAATTAAACACTTTTTAAAATCATATGTAAAAGCACATAGTTTTGTAAAATCACTTGTACTCGGTATTTCAGGTGGACAAGATTCAACATTACTCGGGAAAATTGCACAATTAACAGTCGACGAATTAAACGAAGAAGAAAATAGCAATTACGAATTTATTGCAGTTAGATTGCCTTACGGAGAACAAATTGATGAACAAGATACACAAGATGCATTAGAATTCATCAAGCCAAACAAACGTATTACAGTTAATATTAAACCAGCTGTATCAGCTAGCATTCAGTCTTTAAAAGAAGCGGGCGTTGAGCTTACAGATTTCCAAAAAGGAAACGAAAAAGCGAGAGAACGTATGAAAGTTCAATATTCAATCGCATCTGCACATAGCGGAATTGTATTAGGAACAGATCATTCAGCAGAAAATATCACAGGATTCTTCACTAAATTTGGTGATGGCGCATGTGATATCGCACCATTATTTGGATTAAACAAAAGACAAGGTAAAGCTATTTTGAAATATCTTGGTGGACCAGAACATTTAATAAACAAAGTGCCAACAGCTGACTTAGAAGAAGACAAACCTGCATTACCAGATGAAATTGCTTTAGGTGTAACTTATGATGCAATTGATGACTTTTTAGAAGGTAAAAAAATTAGTGAAAAAGATCAAGAAATCATTCAAAATCATTATGTAAGAAATGCGCATAAAAGAGAAATTCCATATACTCGAACAACTTGGCCTAAATAA
- a CDS encoding DUF2179 domain-containing protein has protein sequence MSAILDNPWLMVISIFIINIVYVSCLTMRTILTLKGYRYVAAAVSVLEVVVYVIGLGLVINSLDQIQNILAYALGFSAGIIVGMKIEEKIALGYIVVNVTTAEYETDLPRKLRDLGYGVTHYVAKGRDGDRLVMQILTPRRFEFKLMDTIKQLDSKAFVIVYEPKNIHGGFWVKGVRSKKLKAYDTDEI, from the coding sequence ATGTCAGCTATATTAGATAATCCGTGGTTGATGGTCATATCTATATTTATAATAAATATCGTTTATGTATCATGTTTAACAATGAGAACGATATTAACACTAAAAGGATATCGATATGTAGCGGCGGCTGTTAGTGTACTAGAAGTAGTCGTTTATGTTATCGGTTTAGGATTAGTAATTAATAGCCTTGATCAAATTCAAAACATATTAGCTTATGCACTTGGATTTTCAGCAGGAATAATAGTAGGAATGAAAATAGAAGAAAAAATTGCATTAGGATATATAGTAGTAAATGTTACAACTGCAGAATACGAAACGGATTTACCTAGAAAGTTAAGAGACTTAGGTTACGGTGTGACACATTACGTAGCTAAAGGTAGAGACGGGGATCGTTTAGTGATGCAAATTTTAACACCGAGAAGATTTGAATTTAAATTAATGGATACAATTAAACAACTAGATTCAAAAGCTTTCGTTATTGTATATGAACCTAAAAATATTCACGGTGGATTCTGGGTTAAAGGCGTTCGAAGTAAGAAATTGAAGGCATACGATACAGATGAAATTTAG
- a CDS encoding NETI motif-containing protein has protein sequence MKFRVEDNETIEMCLKRMREQGYTPVKRFEKPVFIEKENGEYEVLKQEIQFTGKKIKD, from the coding sequence ATGAAATTTAGAGTAGAAGATAACGAAACAATTGAAATGTGTCTTAAACGAATGAGAGAACAAGGATATACACCTGTGAAAAGATTTGAAAAACCAGTCTTTATAGAAAAAGAAAACGGTGAATACGAAGTACTTAAACAAGAAATTCAATTTACCGGTAAAAAAATTAAAGACTGA
- the purB gene encoding adenylosuccinate lyase has product MIERYSREEMANIWTEQNRFEAWLEVEILACEAWSKLGHIPEEDVKLIRQNAKVDVDRAKEIEQETRHDVVAFTRQVSETLGEERKWVHYGLTSTDVVDTALSYVIKQANEIIEKDIENFLEVLKNKAIEHKTTLMMGRTHGVHAEPTTFGVKMALWYTEMKRNLERFKRVREEIEVGKMSGAVGTFANIPPEIEEHVCKELGLDYAPVSTQTLQRDRHAYYIATLGLIATSIEKFAVEVRGLQKTETREVEEAFAKGQKGSSAMPHKRNPIGSENVTGLARVIRGYVTTAYENVPLWHERDISHSSAERIMLPDVTIALDYALNRFTNIIDRLTVYPENMKRNIDKTFGLIYSQRVMLTLINKGMVREEAYDIVQPKAMESWETQTPFRTLVEQDEKITNLLSNTELDECFDEKHHLNQVDTIFRRAGIE; this is encoded by the coding sequence ATGATTGAACGTTATTCTAGAGAAGAAATGGCTAATATTTGGACTGAACAGAATCGTTTTGAAGCTTGGTTAGAGGTTGAAATACTAGCTTGTGAAGCATGGAGTAAATTAGGACATATTCCTGAAGAGGATGTAAAACTAATTAGACAAAATGCTAAGGTCGATGTTGATAGAGCGAAAGAAATTGAGCAAGAAACAAGACATGATGTTGTTGCTTTTACAAGACAAGTGTCTGAAACTTTAGGTGAAGAGCGTAAATGGGTACATTATGGTTTAACTTCAACTGACGTAGTAGATACTGCTTTAAGTTATGTTATTAAACAAGCAAATGAAATTATTGAAAAAGATATAGAAAACTTTTTAGAAGTGTTAAAAAATAAAGCGATTGAACATAAAACAACATTAATGATGGGTAGAACGCATGGTGTTCATGCTGAGCCTACTACTTTTGGTGTTAAAATGGCTTTATGGTATACAGAAATGAAACGTAATTTAGAAAGATTTAAACGTGTACGTGAAGAAATTGAAGTAGGTAAAATGAGTGGTGCTGTAGGTACATTTGCAAACATCCCTCCTGAAATTGAAGAACATGTTTGTAAAGAATTAGGATTAGACTATGCACCAGTATCTACTCAAACACTACAACGTGATCGTCATGCTTACTACATTGCGACGTTAGGTTTAATTGCTACTTCAATTGAAAAATTTGCCGTAGAAGTTCGTGGCTTACAAAAAACTGAAACAAGAGAAGTTGAAGAAGCTTTTGCTAAAGGTCAAAAAGGTTCATCAGCTATGCCTCATAAACGTAATCCTATTGGTTCAGAAAATGTAACAGGATTAGCACGTGTGATTCGTGGTTATGTTACAACTGCATATGAAAATGTTCCGTTATGGCACGAAAGAGATATTTCACATTCTTCAGCTGAACGTATTATGTTACCAGACGTAACAATTGCGTTAGACTATGCATTAAACAGATTTACAAATATTATTGATAGATTAACTGTATATCCTGAAAATATGAAACGTAATATAGATAAAACATTCGGCCTTATATACTCACAACGTGTCATGCTTACGTTAATTAATAAAGGTATGGTAAGAGAAGAAGCGTATGATATCGTTCAACCAAAAGCTATGGAATCTTGGGAAACACAAACACCATTTAGAACGTTAGTAGAACAAGATGAAAAAATTACAAATCTTTTAAGTAATACTGAGTTAGATGAATGTTTCGATGAAAAACATCATTTAAATCAAGTAGATACAATCTTCAGAAGAGCTGGTATTGAATAA
- a CDS encoding YerC/YecD family TrpR-related protein gives MQIEKLRGKALDELFDAVLTLKTREECYQFFDDLCTVNELQSLSQRLQVAKMIKQGFTYAHIEKESGASTATISRVKRSLQWGNDAYTMILERMNIDFEK, from the coding sequence TTGCAAATTGAAAAATTAAGAGGAAAAGCATTAGACGAATTATTTGATGCTGTTCTAACATTAAAAACGCGAGAAGAATGTTATCAATTTTTTGATGATTTATGTACTGTTAATGAATTACAGTCATTATCTCAAAGATTACAAGTTGCTAAAATGATTAAACAAGGGTTTACTTATGCACATATAGAGAAAGAGTCTGGTGCGTCTACAGCGACAATATCTCGAGTGAAACGCTCTTTACAATGGGGTAACGATGCATATACTATGATTCTTGAAAGAATGAATATTGATTTCGAAAAATAG
- a CDS encoding M15 family metallopeptidase — protein sequence MKKILIIIGLSTIVLGACGGQDESDQKSKNEDSTTSKEQKKDTQKQKEKQDQKQDKKQKHNVTKKDGVTYIDGHVFANKKVDLPRNYAPGENEVARNQLNKMITKARNSGLDIVFRSGYRSYDEQDQLYKDYVARDGEKAANQYSAKPGQSEHQTGLSFDVGTNKATYDFRKSFGNTDEGKWIKNHAHEYGFIIRYLKGKEHITGYQYEPWHLRYVGKDLAKKIYKQNVTLEEYFDYGD from the coding sequence ATGAAGAAAATATTAATAATAATTGGATTATCTACTATTGTTTTAGGTGCTTGTGGAGGTCAAGATGAATCGGATCAAAAGTCGAAAAATGAAGATTCAACAACTTCTAAAGAACAGAAAAAAGATACTCAAAAACAAAAAGAAAAACAAGATCAAAAACAAGACAAAAAGCAAAAACATAATGTAACAAAAAAAGATGGTGTTACATATATAGATGGTCATGTCTTTGCTAATAAAAAAGTAGATTTACCTAGAAATTATGCACCAGGTGAAAATGAAGTAGCCCGTAACCAATTGAACAAAATGATTACAAAAGCTAGAAATAGTGGATTAGATATTGTTTTTCGAAGTGGTTATCGTTCATATGATGAACAAGATCAACTATACAAAGATTACGTTGCAAGAGATGGTGAAAAAGCAGCAAATCAATATAGTGCGAAACCAGGACAGTCAGAACACCAAACAGGTTTATCTTTTGATGTAGGAACAAATAAAGCTACATACGATTTTAGAAAATCATTTGGTAATACTGATGAAGGAAAATGGATTAAAAACCATGCGCATGAATATGGATTTATTATCCGTTATTTAAAAGGTAAAGAACATATAACTGGTTATCAGTACGAACCATGGCATCTAAGGTATGTAGGAAAAGATTTAGCAAAGAAAATTTATAAACAAAACGTAACATTAGAAGAATACTTTGATTACGGAGATTAA
- a CDS encoding metallophosphoesterase family protein, producing the protein MFKILQLTDLHFGEILQESPQIDNVTKTLIKRLIRENNPDFIVITGDLIWSLSLNSLKTFQDVLSFINAFQIPFAVTLGNHDSESDFSRSELNEILLAQSNFTKHEALFDDNGCLCYYVPINIEGVNHRLYFIDSGDYDANKIGKYDYIKHQQIEWLIKADKDFNGVGQLFFHIPIPEYKDAKQLGLAQGNQDEEVCCPQLNTGLFSQLIVNNSSVKAMYCGHDHNNDFEADYHGIKLNYGRITGFNTYGTLRRGGRIIELNGEVIHSYIVE; encoded by the coding sequence ATGTTTAAGATACTTCAATTAACTGATTTACATTTTGGAGAAATACTTCAAGAATCACCACAAATCGATAATGTCACTAAGACGCTTATTAAACGGTTGATTAGGGAAAATAATCCTGATTTCATTGTGATTACAGGAGATTTAATTTGGAGTTTATCACTAAATAGTTTAAAAACATTTCAAGATGTACTATCTTTTATAAATGCATTTCAAATTCCATTCGCTGTAACTTTAGGAAATCATGACAGTGAAAGTGATTTTTCCCGTTCAGAATTGAATGAAATCTTACTCGCTCAATCAAACTTTACGAAACATGAAGCATTATTCGATGATAATGGTTGTCTTTGTTATTATGTGCCAATTAATATTGAAGGTGTTAATCATCGGTTATATTTTATTGATTCTGGAGATTATGATGCAAATAAAATTGGTAAATATGATTATATTAAGCACCAACAAATTGAGTGGCTCATTAAAGCGGATAAAGATTTCAATGGCGTTGGTCAATTATTCTTTCATATTCCAATCCCTGAATATAAAGATGCGAAACAACTTGGTCTTGCTCAGGGTAACCAAGACGAAGAGGTTTGTTGTCCACAGTTGAATACAGGTTTGTTCAGTCAATTAATTGTGAATAATAGTAGTGTAAAAGCAATGTATTGTGGTCATGATCATAATAATGATTTTGAGGCTGATTATCATGGTATTAAATTGAACTATGGTCGTATAACAGGATTTAACACGTATGGTACTTTACGTCGAGGTGGACGTATAATTGAGTTAAATGGAGAAGTTATTCATTCTTATATAGTAGAGTAA
- a CDS encoding DeoR/GlpR family DNA-binding transcription regulator yields MKDSRLNKIVQLVEESEKMYVNDLSELLNVTKETIRRDLSELENEKRISRIHGAAIPFQSNSNELFYNRKYALNEDVKRNIAKEAASLIESNDMIAVDGGTTTVHIPDYLNDIKGLKVVTNSLTFALKFNEALEHKRVEGELIIIPGISYSQQNSVKGAMSVQFLSQCYFDKAFISCGGYTDNIVTEFDLEETEISRVMMQQSKNSFLLSDSSKKGKVRAFKIANLNEFKQLIIK; encoded by the coding sequence TTGAAAGATTCACGATTAAATAAGATTGTTCAACTAGTAGAAGAATCTGAAAAAATGTATGTGAATGATTTGTCTGAATTACTAAATGTAACTAAAGAAACGATTCGTCGTGATTTATCAGAACTTGAAAATGAGAAAAGGATATCTCGTATTCACGGAGCAGCCATTCCTTTTCAAAGTAATAGCAATGAATTATTTTATAATCGAAAATATGCTTTAAATGAAGATGTGAAAAGAAATATCGCTAAAGAAGCTGCAAGTTTGATTGAATCAAATGACATGATTGCTGTAGATGGTGGGACTACGACAGTTCATATTCCAGATTACCTAAATGATATAAAAGGATTAAAAGTTGTCACGAACTCTTTAACATTTGCTTTGAAGTTTAATGAGGCGTTAGAACATAAGCGTGTCGAAGGTGAACTTATTATTATACCTGGTATTTCTTATTCTCAACAGAATTCTGTTAAAGGTGCTATGTCTGTTCAGTTCTTATCGCAATGTTATTTTGATAAAGCTTTTATTTCATGTGGAGGATATACGGATAATATCGTTACAGAATTTGATTTAGAAGAAACCGAAATTTCTCGTGTCATGATGCAACAAAGTAAGAATAGTTTTTTACTATCTGATAGTTCAAAGAAAGGAAAAGTAAGAGCTTTTAAAATTGCTAACTTGAATGAGTTTAAACAATTAATTATTAAATAA